In one window of Mercurialis annua linkage group LG4, ddMerAnnu1.2, whole genome shotgun sequence DNA:
- the LOC126676532 gene encoding dihydroneopterin aldolase 2-like, translating to MENDQILSGDKLILRGLKFHGFHGVKPEERTLGQKFVVDVDAWMDLGSAGNSDQLSDTISYTEIYRIVKEFVEGTPCNLLESVAQRIASTTLTKFPQISAVRVKVGKPHVAVQGQLDYLGIEIFRRRTTGVTN from the exons ATGGAAAATGATCAGATATTGAGTGGAGACAAACTCATACTAAGAGGACTGAAGTTCCATGGCTTCCATGGGGTGAAACCTGAAGAACGGACTTTAGGTCAGAAATTCGTTGTTGATGTAGATGCCTGGATGGATCTCGGGTCAGCTGGTAATTCTGATCAGCTGTCAGATACTATCAGCTATACTGAAATTTACCG AATAGTTAAGGAATTTGTTGAGGGCACGCCCTGTAATCTACTCGAGTCGGTAGCTCAACGAATTGCTTCCACCACTCTGACAAAGTTTCCACAAATTTCCGCTGTGCGTGTGAAAGTTGGGAAGCCTCATGTTGCTGTTCAAGGTCAGCTGGATTATTTGGGAATTGAAATTTTCCGACGCCGAACTACAGGTGTTACAAACTAG
- the LOC130015415 gene encoding uncharacterized protein LOC130015415 — METLRCCRRVRLWIDYAGDGGEDDEGGRRASDTNTAYFHACSRQRSINNRLKGIEDENGIWTSDPQQMQKVIENYFISIFSSCSPSQFHTVTNGLRCRVTSTMNSVLISNVTDLEIKKAVFDINPTGSPGDDGMTAQFFQTYWDLIKKDIILNVRDFFRSGKLLGNFNQTRIVLIPKIQNVRTVKDLRPISLCTVFYKIISKVMTSRLQQVMPHIISSAQSAFIQERLISDNILIAHELIHYMKNKRSGDKQFMAIKLDLSKAYDRVEWMFLEHMMTVLGFHPLWISWIMECVSTVTYTVMVNGEPTHVINPTRGIRQGDPLSPFLFLIVAEGFSYLLDKENEHQSLLGIKIGRYCPTVTHLLFADDSILFSQATVDECDKILTLLECYCHASGQQINLDKSCVMFSINTPQWLRPYLAQILGISNIGAQDRYLGLPAVINRSKTETFAEIKLRVSSRLFGWKEKFLSPGGKEVLIKSVIQSLPVFLMSCFKLPKSLCDELNGMMARFWWNQHHSESGIHWVSWRNLCASKQDGGLGFRDMESFNLALLAKQGWRLSQPSDGLFYKIFKGKYFPHCSFLEARKPYKSSWAWQGFLKGREVLLRGIRWQVGNGSMINCLKDPWLPTTFPFMANPRSDVLFNISQVSELILPNPPHWNFTLLSQLFQDSDVQVIMSLPLSIDPSLNDKLIWSFTKNGRYSVKSGYHIASQLLLSTSVNGHSSTTNLSSIAENFWSRVWGLKVPPKIRIFIWKLLLNRIPVGMNLQVRCPSIPSTCRICGLFEESVEHLFYSCFLAKSIWFHSELMLRSDCFGQIPFNVWWVKVFDGLTTPFQRNLMAVICWRIWIARNDKCFNNSEWTVSEVNSRALAQLHEFSSAHVLNNQGSAIVNGSTRQVQRWRPPPPGMIKINFDAALSISNRIAAVGLVCSNSSGYITYSCSHRFPGIVSPEIAEALGMRHAIMIASELGLRNIIIEGDCLNVISAAQGKKDIPSTIEVIIFDTVRLSSSFISCDFAYVKRMCNWMAHESRRRSTSTVAALILLLVSLRSSFPSAASVSPALYFHRRFSNPAARVPPLLQSRRRPTYTAAALSQVRKCLYVDSFTQISLSCWFVTDGEILLKIGFGIFVSQAVISLFTFIIIDVICMHSVVVCIMCEANRTTGYRGELTKNWPPSTGANFNIKSSKSEAAADKVLGIESDSLAAFADNHSVLGIESDSLAAFADNHSV; from the exons ATGGAGACCCTTCGTTGTTGTCGGCGGGTTAGGTTGTGGATCGACTATGCTGGCGATGGTGGTGAAGATGATGAAGGAG GAAGAAGAGCAAGTGATACTAACACTGCATATTTTCATGCATGTTCGAGGCAACGGTCGATTAATAATCGTTTAAAAGGAATAGAAGATGAGAATGGTATATGGACCTCTGATCCACAACAAATGCAGAaagtaattgaaaattattttatatccaTTTTTTCATCTTGTTCTCCATCACAATTCCATACAGTAACAAATGGTCTTCGTTGTCGGGTGACTTCTACTATGAATTCTGTTCTCATATCAAATGTGACAGATTTGGAAATTAAGAAAGCGGTTTTTGATATCAACCCGACAGGTTCACCAGGAGATGATGGTATGACTGCACAATTTTTTCAGACATATTGGGATTTAATTAAGAaggatataatattaaatgtcCGTGACTTCTTCAG GTCTGGAAAACTTTTGGGCAATTTTAACCAGACACGTATTGTTTTAATTCCAAAAATTCAAAACGTGCGTACTGTTAAAGACTTAAGGCCAATAAGCTTGTGTACGgtcttttataaaattatctcAAAAGTGATGACTTCAAGGCTTCAACAAGTTATGCCACATATTATCAGTTCGGCACAAAGTGCCTTTATTCAAGAACGTCTCATTTCTGATAATATTTTGATAGCTCATGAATTGATCCACTACATGAAGAACAAGAGATCAGGAGATAAACAATTCATGGCTATTAAACTTGATTTAAGTAAAGCATATGATCGGGTTGAATGGATGTTTTTGGAACATATGATGACTGTTCTGGGTTTCCACCCACTTTGGATCTCTTGGATTATGGAGTGTGTGTCAACTGTTACCTATACAGTTATGGTAAATGGAGAGCCTACCCATGTTATTAACCCTACCCGTGGTATTAGGCAGGGTGATCCATTGTCTCCTTTCTTATTCTTAATTGTTGCAGAAGGCTTCTCCTACCTTTTAGACAAAGAAAATGAACATCAGAGTCTATTGGGCATCAAAATTGGGAGATATTGTCCTACAGTTACTCATCTTTTGTTTGCAGATGATTCAATTCTCTTTTCACAAGCAACGGTGGATGAATGTGATAAGATCCTCACTTTGCTAGAATGTTATTGTCATGCCAGTGGACAACAGATAAATTTGGATAAATCTTGTGTCATGTTCAGTATAAATACACCTCAGTGGCTACGACCTTACCTAGCTCAAATATTGGGAATTTCCAACATAGGAGCACAAGACCGATACCTTGGCCTTCCAGCTGTGATAAATAGGTCGAAAACAGAAACGTTTgctgaaattaaattaagagtTTCATCACGTCTTTTTGGCTGGAAAGAAAAATTCCTATCCCCGGGTGGTAAGGAAGTTTTAATCAAATCAGTTATACAATCCCTTCCGGTATTTCTTATGTCGTGTTTTAAGCTTCCTAAGAGTTTATGTGACGAGTTGAACGGCATGATGGCACGCTTTTGGTGGAACCAACATCATTCTGAATCTGGCATTCATTGGGTTAGTTGGCGTAATTTATGTGCTTCTAAACAAGATGGAGGATTAGGTTTTCGTGATATGGAATCATTTAATTTAGCTCTTTTGGCTAAACAAGGATGGCGGTTGAGTCAACCTTCTGATGGGttattttataagatttttaAGGGGAAGTATTTTCCACATTGTTCCTTTTTGGAAGCCCGTAAACCGTATAAGTCTAGTTGGGCATGGCAAGGTTTTCTTAAAGGAAGAGAGGTGTTACTTAGAGGTATACGTTGGCAAGTCGGAAATGGTTCTATGATCAACTGTTTGAAGGATCCATGGCTCCCAACTACTTTTCCATTCATGGCTAATCCCAGGTCAGATGTCTTGTTTAATATTTCTCAAGTAAGTGAGCTTATACTACCCAATCCGCCCCATTGGAATTTTACCTTACTCTCCCAATTATTTCAAGACTCTGATGTTCAAGTTATTATGTCTCTTCCTTTGAGTATTGACCCATCTCTGAATGATAAATTAATATGGTCCTTTACTAAAAATGGTCGTTATTCGGTCAAATCAGGGTACCATATAGCCTCTCAACTATTGTTATCTACTAGTGTGAATGGTCATAGTTCTACCACTAATCTCTCGTCTATTGCTGAAAATTTTTGGTCCCGTGTTTGGGGTCTTAAAGTCCCCCCGAAAATTCGCATCTTTATATGGAAATTATTGTTAAACAGAATTCCAGTGGGTATGAATCTTCAAGTTCGATGTCCTTCAATTCCCTCGACTTGTCGTATCTGTGGTCTATTTGAAGAATCAGTTGAACatcttttttattcatgttTTTTGGCAAAAAGTATATGGTTCCATTCTGAGTTAATGTTGCGTTCAGATTGCTTTGGTCAAATTCCATTTAATGTCTGGTGGGTAAAAGTTTTTGACGGTCTTACCACTCCTTTTCAACGTAATTTGATGGCAGTAATTTGTTGGAGAATCTGGATTGCAAGAAATGATAAGTGTTTTAACAATTCCGAATGGACAGTCTCAGAAGTGAATTCCAGAGCATTGGCACAATTACATGAATTTTCATCTGCTCATGTGCTGAATAATCAAGGTTCGGCTATAGTTAACGGATCAACTCGACAGGTTCAGCGGTGGAGGCCTCCACCGCCGGGAatgatcaaaataaattttgatgcgGCCTTAAGTATTAGTAACCGTATTGCAGCTGTTGGTTTGGTTTGTTCAAATTCTTCAGGGTACATCACTTATTCTTGCTCTCATCGTTTTCCAGGAATAGTATCTCCTGAAATTGCGGAGGCACTGGGGATGCGGCATGCCATTATGATTGCTTCTGAACTTGGTCTAAggaatattattattgaagGTGATTGCTTAAATGTGATCTCTGCAGCTCAAGGCAAGAAGGATATTCCGTCAACAATAGAAGTCATAATCTTTGATACCGTTCGCTTATCATCGTCGTTCATATCTTGCGACTTTGCTTATGTTAAGCGAATGTGTAATTGGATGGCCCATGAA TCTCGCCGGCGCTCCACTTCCACTGTCGCTGCTCTAATCCTGCTGCTCGTATCCCTCCGCTCCTCATTTCCCTCCGCTGCTTCAGTCTCGCCGGCGCTCTACTTCCATCGCCGCTTCTCTAATCCTGCTGCTCGTGTCCCTCCACTTCTTCAGTCTCGCCGGCGCCCCACTTACACCGCCGCTGCTCTTTCTCAGGTAAGGAAGTGCCTATATGTTGATTCTTTTACTCAGATTTCCTTATCTTGTTGGTTTGTGACTGATGGagaaattttattgaaaatt GGCTTTGGAATCTTTGTTTCTCAAGCTGTTATCTCTTTGTTCACTTTTATCATAATTGATGTTAT TTGTATGCATAGTGTCGTTGTATGCATAATGTGTg AAGCAAATAGAACGACAGGTTACAGAGGGGAACTGACCAAGAACTGGCCTCCCTCTACTGGAGCCAATTTCAATATAAAGAGCAGTAAAAGTGAAGCAGCTGCTGACAAA GTTCTTGGTATTGAAAGTGATAGTCTTGCTGCATTCGCGGATAATCATAGT GTTCTTGGTATTGAAAGTGATAGTCTTGCTGCATTCGCGGATAATCATAGTGTTTGA